In the genome of Paraburkholderia azotifigens, the window CCAGCAGCGCGGCCGGAATCTCCACGATATACGCGAGCACATTGTCGATCACGCTGACGATACGGCGCGGCGACGGATGAGGGAAAGTAATCGTGTGCATGGTGTTCATACCAGTTTTCCGACGTACTTTTCGAGCAGACTCCAGCCCTGGTCGCCATATTTGGATTTCCAGTCGCTGTAGAAGCTGGTCTTACGCAATGCATCGCGGAACGCCTGGCGATCCACATCGACGACGTTGATGCCCTTCGCTTTGAGGTCGTTGCGCAGCGTGCCGTTGAGCCTGGCGATGTCCGCGCGTTGCAGCATGCCTGCCGCTTCGAATTCGCGTGTGACGATGGTGCGCATGTCGGCGGGCAGCTTTTCCCATGCACGTCGATTGCCGAGAATCCAGTAGCCGTCCCACACATGCGACGTGAGGCTGATCGACTTCTGCACTTCATACAGCTTGGCCGTCGCGATGATGGGCAGCGCGTTCTCCTGTCCCTCGACGACGCCCGTTTGCAGCGCCGAATACAGCTCGTTGAAGTTGATGGGGGCAGGGCCCGCATCGAGCGCCTTGAAGAGCGACGTGAGCATCGGCGCCTGCGGCACGCGGATCTTGAAGCCCTTCAGATCGGCCGGCTGCTTGATGACGCGCGTTGAGGAGCTGACCTGGCGAAAACCGTTGTCCCACGGACGCGACACCGTGACAATGCCCGTCTTCTCGATCTGCGCGCGGATATACGCGCCGAGGTCGCCGTCCATCGCTTTCCAGACGGTGTCGTAGTCGGGAAACGCGAAGCCCGTGTTGACGATGCCCGCTGCGGGCGCGAGCGTCGCGAGAATCGACGATGCCTGGTTGAAGAACTCGACACCGCCGCTTCTCACCTGCGACAGCAGATCGGTATCGGAGCCGAGCTGGTTCGCAGGGAAGACCTTGATGTCCAGCTTGCCGTTGGTGGCCGAGCGAATCTTGTCGCAGGCCTGTTGCGCGCGAATGTTGACCGGGTGCGTCGGGTCCTGGCCCGTCGCGAGCTTGTACGAGAAGTCGGCGGCCGATGCGCGTCGGATCGACAAGCCCCACAGAGGCGCGGCGGCGGCGACGCTCGCGCCCGCTTTCAGAAAGGTGCGCCGGTCGATGCCGCTGCGGATGGTCGAGCGGTTGCTCATGATGTGCTCCTCCAATACGGATCTGTGATGTATCGGTGTATTTGTCTTTCCGGACAACACGCTCTGAGGCGCGTTTGCCTGCGTCCGGCTACTGCATCCTCGCGCGCGGCCGGCCGGACCCGGCCGCGTCGTTGACCCTGGGTCAGCCGTGAATCAGCATGCCGCCGTTCACGTCGATGACGGCGCCCGTGATGTACGACGATATCGGCGACGCGAGAAAGAGGAACGCGCCCGCGACATCATCCGGCACGCCGAGACGGTTCAGCGGAATGCCCGCGAGAATCTCGCCGCGCTTGTCGTCGCTGATCTTGCCTGCGTTGATGTCCGTCTGGATCAGGCCGGGCGTCACGCAGTTCACGCGGATGCCGTCGTTGCCGAGTTCGCGCGCCATGGCTTTCGCGAGGCCGAGTACGCCTGCTTTCGCCGCCGAATAGTGGGGGCCGCCGAGAATGCCGCCACCGCGCTGCGCCGAGACCGACGACATGCAGCCGATCGAGCCGCTCTTCTGCTTCTTCATCTGCGGCACGACGGCCTGCGACAGATACAGCACGCCGCGCAGGTTGACGTCGAGGATGCGGTCCCAGCTTTCGGAGTCGATGTCGAGCAGCTTGACGGCCTGCGTGATGCCCGCGTTGTTGATGAGCACGTCGATGGCGCCGAAGTCGGCGACGATCTGTTCGACGGCGCTCTGGCAGGCTTGCCTGTCCGTGACGTTGCATGCATAGCCGCGATGCTCGGGGCCGATGGAGGCGGCGGCATCGCGTGCTGCCGAAGCGTCGAGATCGAGGATCGCGATCTTCGCGCCGTGCTTCGCGAACATGCGCGCGGTGGCCATGCCGATACCCCGTGGCGATGCTGCGCCGGAAATGACGGCGACCTTGCCGTCGAGAAGACGCGACTCTGACATGATGCTGTTCTCCTGATAATGGATTCTTGAATAAGGGTGGTGATGTGGCTATCGGGGCTTAGCCCAGCCAGCCTTTGATGGTGTCGCACATCGTTTGCGTCGAGATGCCGTAGCGGTCGTGCAGCGTCGGCAGTGCGCCAGCGTCGAGGAATTCGTCGGGCAGCGCGATCTGCCGGAAGGGCGGCGTGACACCCGCGCCGAGCAGCGTGCGTGCAACCGCCTCGCCGAGCCCGCCGATCACCGTATGGTTCTCCGCGACGATCACCATGCGGCCCGTGCGTTTCGCTTCGCGCAGGATCGTCGCCGTATCGAGCGGCTTGATCGTCGGCACGTGCAGCACGCCGACGCCGATGTTGTCTTCCTCCAGCGCCTTCGCGACCTCGAGCGAACGCATCGTCATGATCCCGGACGAGATCAGCAGCACGTCGTTGCCGTCGCGCAGCAGCTTCGCCTTGCCGAGTTCGAACTTGTAGTCGTATTCGTCGAGCACGGCGGGCACATTGCCGCGCAGCAGGCGCGCGTAGACGGGACCTTTGTGTGCAGCGATCGCGGGCACCATCTGCTCGATATCGAGTGCGTCGCACGGGTCGATCACCGTCATGTTCGGCATTGCGCGCATCAGCGCGATGTCTTCGGCGGCCTGGTGGCTCGGGCCGTAGCCCGTCGTGAGGCCCGGCAATGCACAGACGATCTTCACGTCGAGGTTGTCTTCGGCGATCGTCTGATGGATGAAGTCATAAGCGCGGCGCGTGGCGAACACGGCATAGGTGGTGACGAACGGCTGCGCGCCTTCGTGTGCGAAACCGGCGGCGGCGCCCATCAAAAGCTGCTCGGCCATGCCCATCTGGTAGTAGCGATCGGGGAATTCCTTCGCGAAGATGTGCAGGTCGGTGTACTTGCCGAGGTCGGCCGTCATGCCGATCACGTTGGTCTTCGTGCGCGCCAGTTGCGCAAGCGCGTGGCCGAACGGCGCGGAACGCGTGACCTGGCCTTCCGCCGCGATCGAGGCGATCATCGCGGATGTTTTCAGGCGCGGTTTCTTCGCGACGGTGCTCATGCTTGCCTCCCGGCTTCGAGTGCTTCGAGCGCGAGCTTCCACTCGTGCGCGTCGACGCGGATGAAATGGTTCTTCTCGCGTTCTTCGAGGAACGGCACGCCGCAGCCCATCTTCGTATCGCAGACGATGATGCGTGGCCGCTCGCCCGTATGCTGGCGGGCGTTGTCGAAGGCGCGCGTGACGGCGGCGATGTCGTTGCCATCCACGCGCTGCGTATACCACCCGAACGCTTCCAGCTTTTCGACGAGCGGCTCGAACGCCATGATCTGTGTCGACGGACCGTCGGCCTGCTGGTTGTTGACGTCGACGATCGCGATCAGGTTGTCGAGCTTCCAGTGCGCCGCCGACATGATGCCTTCCCAGATCGCGCCTTCGTCGAGTTCGCCATCGGAGAAGAGCGTGTAGACGAACGCGTCCGAGCCTTTGCGCTTGAGGCCGAGGCAGCGGCCCACGGCGATCGTCAGGCCCTGGCCGAGCGAGCCGCCCGACATTTCCATGCCGGGTGTGTAGCTCGCCATGCCCGACATCGGCAGGCGGCTGTCGTCGCTGCCATACGTTTCGAGTTCGTCGGCGGGCAGGATGCCTGCCTCGAATAGCGCCGCATACAGCGCGATCGCGTAGTGGCCGTTCGACAGCAGGAAGCGGTCGCGTCCTTCCCACTCAGGGTCTTCAGGGCGATAGCGCATGGCGCCGAAGTAGGCGACGGCCAGTACGTCGGCAATGTCGAGTGCCTGGCCGATATAGCCTTGCCCCTGTACTTCGCCCATTAGCAGCGCATTGCGGCGGATGCGGTAGGCGTGTTCCGCGAGTTGGGCGGCGCGCCCGGCTTCGCTCGTATTCACGCGTGTCTCCTTCTCTTGGCATCCGGCTTTTGAGGGCCGGACACCGGATGATGTGTGGCGGGATGTTTCGTCCTGCTCGCAGATTCGGGTAATCCCTTGCTTCTGGTGCGCTGCGAGTTGAGTAAAGCGTATCTGCTTGAATCCAACGGCTCAAACGAATTAAAGTGGCCTATCGGTGAATTGAATTCATGCGGGTATTGCGATGCACAATCGGGCCACACTCAAGTCCATACAGGCTTTCGAGGCCGCTGCGCGGCTCTCGTCGTTCGCGCTTGCAGCAGACGAACTGTTTGTGACGCCGTCCGCGATCAGTCATCAGATCAAGCTGCTGGAGGACCAGTTGGCGGTGCGGCTCTTTCATCGCGTGCATCGCGCCGTGATCCTCACGGACACGGGGCGCCAATATGCAGAGGAAATCGGCGCGGCGTTCGCGCGAATCGACAAGGCGACGCGCGACATCGGGCGGGTCGAGAAGAGCGACATCCTCACCGTGCACGCGACGCCGAGTATTGCGACGCAATGGTTGATGCCGAGACTTGCGCGGTTCAGCGCGATGCATCCGGATATCGACGTGCGGCTCAATGCGTCGTCGGCGCCTGTCGATCTGATCAAGGAGTCTGTCGATATCGACATCCGCTACGGCGCGCGGCGCTTGCAGCCGGCGGGCACGATGGTGCTGGATCTGCCGCTCGAGACGATCGTGCCGTTGTGTTCGCCGCGTCTGGCGAATGGAGAGCATCCGATTCGTACGGTTTCGGATTTGCGGCATCACACACTGATTCATAGCGAAGGATGCCTGGTTGGCTGGCGGGACTGGATGCGGCTGCACCGTAAAGTCGTGCTGGATATTACGCGGGGCCCGCGTTTCGACCGCTCGTTTATGGCGATTAGCGCGGCTGCGGATGGGATGGGGATTTGCCTTGAGAGCCTGTTGCTCGTACAGCGTGAGCTGGAGACGGGAATGCTGGTGGCACCGTTAGGTTTTGACGGATTGAGGATCAGTGGATATACGCTCAACCTTCTGAAGTCGCGAGCGGATTTGCCTAAGCTTAAGCGTTTTCAGGATTGGCTATTTGCTGAGTTGGGGTAGGCGTATTCTCAAGTCAAGCACAGCATGGAGCGCCGCGTTCGAGCCGTCGGAACCGGCTCTCACG includes:
- a CDS encoding TRAP transporter substrate-binding protein; this encodes MSNRSTIRSGIDRRTFLKAGASVAAAAPLWGLSIRRASAADFSYKLATGQDPTHPVNIRAQQACDKIRSATNGKLDIKVFPANQLGSDTDLLSQVRSGGVEFFNQASSILATLAPAAGIVNTGFAFPDYDTVWKAMDGDLGAYIRAQIEKTGIVTVSRPWDNGFRQVSSSTRVIKQPADLKGFKIRVPQAPMLTSLFKALDAGPAPINFNELYSALQTGVVEGQENALPIIATAKLYEVQKSISLTSHVWDGYWILGNRRAWEKLPADMRTIVTREFEAAGMLQRADIARLNGTLRNDLKAKGINVVDVDRQAFRDALRKTSFYSDWKSKYGDQGWSLLEKYVGKLV
- a CDS encoding SDR family NAD(P)-dependent oxidoreductase — translated: MSESRLLDGKVAVISGAASPRGIGMATARMFAKHGAKIAILDLDASAARDAAASIGPEHRGYACNVTDRQACQSAVEQIVADFGAIDVLINNAGITQAVKLLDIDSESWDRILDVNLRGVLYLSQAVVPQMKKQKSGSIGCMSSVSAQRGGGILGGPHYSAAKAGVLGLAKAMARELGNDGIRVNCVTPGLIQTDINAGKISDDKRGEILAGIPLNRLGVPDDVAGAFLFLASPISSYITGAVIDVNGGMLIHG
- a CDS encoding transketolase family protein, whose translation is MSTVAKKPRLKTSAMIASIAAEGQVTRSAPFGHALAQLARTKTNVIGMTADLGKYTDLHIFAKEFPDRYYQMGMAEQLLMGAAAGFAHEGAQPFVTTYAVFATRRAYDFIHQTIAEDNLDVKIVCALPGLTTGYGPSHQAAEDIALMRAMPNMTVIDPCDALDIEQMVPAIAAHKGPVYARLLRGNVPAVLDEYDYKFELGKAKLLRDGNDVLLISSGIMTMRSLEVAKALEEDNIGVGVLHVPTIKPLDTATILREAKRTGRMVIVAENHTVIGGLGEAVARTLLGAGVTPPFRQIALPDEFLDAGALPTLHDRYGISTQTMCDTIKGWLG
- a CDS encoding transketolase, which codes for MNTSEAGRAAQLAEHAYRIRRNALLMGEVQGQGYIGQALDIADVLAVAYFGAMRYRPEDPEWEGRDRFLLSNGHYAIALYAALFEAGILPADELETYGSDDSRLPMSGMASYTPGMEMSGGSLGQGLTIAVGRCLGLKRKGSDAFVYTLFSDGELDEGAIWEGIMSAAHWKLDNLIAIVDVNNQQADGPSTQIMAFEPLVEKLEAFGWYTQRVDGNDIAAVTRAFDNARQHTGERPRIIVCDTKMGCGVPFLEEREKNHFIRVDAHEWKLALEALEAGRQA
- the gcvA gene encoding transcriptional regulator GcvA, coding for MHNRATLKSIQAFEAAARLSSFALAADELFVTPSAISHQIKLLEDQLAVRLFHRVHRAVILTDTGRQYAEEIGAAFARIDKATRDIGRVEKSDILTVHATPSIATQWLMPRLARFSAMHPDIDVRLNASSAPVDLIKESVDIDIRYGARRLQPAGTMVLDLPLETIVPLCSPRLANGEHPIRTVSDLRHHTLIHSEGCLVGWRDWMRLHRKVVLDITRGPRFDRSFMAISAAADGMGICLESLLLVQRELETGMLVAPLGFDGLRISGYTLNLLKSRADLPKLKRFQDWLFAELG